Within the Arachis duranensis cultivar V14167 chromosome 10, aradu.V14167.gnm2.J7QH, whole genome shotgun sequence genome, the region CATCTGAGCTGGGGATTAGGAAGCTGGTGGTGGAATCAAACTCAAAGTGTGCTATAACGCTGACTCAGAAAATGTCACCGGAGATCCATGATAACTCCTCTCTCATTCTTTCTATCAAGGAGTTGTTGGTGAAGATGGAAGATGTTGAAGTTAGACACATCTACAGAAAAACGAATTGCCGTGGTGATGCTCTTGCTAAACTCGGACAGGAACATAAATCGGGAATTAAATTTTGGGAACAGCCACCTTCATGTCTGTTCCATCATCTTCTTGCTGATGCAAGCAAGATGAAATTCAGTAGAATTGTAATacagtaattttcttttcctttgggACTTGGGCCCGtcacttataaaaaaattagaataattttttactataataattaaaaattttgacatttTGATTGTTTgaaaaacgtttgcacgaataataaatttttagaatttaaaatgattaaaacaATTAATAGACAAACGTATTAGATTTTAATTccatatacttttttattaataaaacaaagacatcaaataataatttagttaaattattaaagTTTTACTTAAAGAAATAAtacgaataataaataaaatttaaaatcttaaataatatatattctttcCATTGAAGtttacataataaaaaagttctatttattaAACAATAATACATAATTGTTATAATAATGATGAGTGAATTGATTGGGTTATACACATACATCATAAATGAAGAAGAACTCACTAGGTGTCATgatattaaagtatttttttcaagtaatatatttttttaaaatttgctatttgaatattttctatattctaTATTACTATTTATCATAAAAAGAATTCTGTCTAAAGAAGTAGAAACAAATGAATTAAATATGTACTAAATATTATGTTGGAATagttttacaaataaaaagagataatCTAAATATTGGATGAATATAATCTATTGATATATAGGAGGAACagttttaatagttaattttactcttatataacaacaaatttattcacttatttcacttttttatatacttgtatataaatatattaataattaattttattgtataGATAGCATTTTTGTatatcaatataataaaaagagattaatcTCTCATTTCATATAACGTGTAAAAGTTTTATTGTTCatgtataaaattctttattcatatattaaaAAAGGTTTAATTGCTCTATTATCTTTATAGTTttgcgaaatttttaattaggttcttatactttttttttaattaggttcttgcactaattttttttaattaggtccctcttGATAGTTATcagcttaattgtataggaacccaactaaaaaaaattggtacagagactcaaataaaagaaaaaaaatgtagagacttaattaaaaaaaaaaatttggtgcaatgactcaattaaaagataaaaaaatataaaaacctaattaaaaatttcacgaAACTATAAGGgctaatagagtaattaaaccattaaaaaattaaacgaTAAAATAGATTTATAAAAATAGCCCGCAGAGAACACACTAGTTCTGACTATTtattaaaaagacaaaaatatttatttcaacaAATTAATAGTGTATGTactttgtatttaaaaaaaaaacactttttttttatgaaatgtcTAAAAAACATCTCTTTCTCTCAATttacaaaacttaaaattaagaaaataaataaagaagtgtaatgaaaataaaaattttgacaaaattaaaaagaatgctTCCCACCTGCAAGTTGAGTTACAATCACATTATTGAGAAGCCCCAAAAAGACATGCATTCAAAAATTCGATTTACATACTAAAATTCAGAACAGTCCCAATTCTTCAttctcaatcaatgcattcagaATATTCATTCCTCACAATCAATGCATTCAGAAATTTCATTCCATAGTAAAATTTAGAATGTTTCTTACCAACCTGATGTTGAAAAAAATCTAAGTAAGAAGCAAAAGATAACTCTATACTTGATATATGCTTCcaattttgttttatctaaGTTCacgaagataagaaaaagagaaaaagcaataaGAAAAGTTCATACCAAGTGGTCAATACTGGTGGTTCATTGCATGAAGGCACTGGACAATTCTAAGTATCACGCCTGGTCTCATCAACCGCAAACTGCTTTTTTCCGTACCTTAACACAGCTTTAAGAATAGAAGctgcaataaaaatataatagtgGGAATTTGTTTAACCAGGGTCAAAAAGATGGAACTGAAAAAGCACCAGGAAGATGTTGATCCACATGAAAACTTCAGAAAAATTGAAAGCAAACCCCTAAATTCAGAATTATTGAGAAGCCCCAAAAAGACATGCATTCAGAAATTCAATTTACATACTAAATTTCAGAACAGTCCCAATTCTTCATTCACAATCAATACATTCAGAATATTCATTCCATAGTAAAATTAAGAAGCTTTCTTACCAATAagcagaggaggaggagggggGTTACAGCCCTTGCGAAGAGGAGAAGGCGAGACAGGGGAAGAAGTGGAAACGGGAGAAGGAGAGGGGTTTCTCGAACATGACCCTGTACTTGGAGCCGAGATAGGAAGAGGGGGAGCCGTGGAGCAGCGTGCGTGGAGGACAGCACCGCGCCGATGCCCGTGGAGGAGAGCACCGCGCCGACACCCGTGGAGGAGAGCACCGCGCAGGAACCCGTGGATGAGAGCAACGTTCCGATGACCGTGAAAGGGAGAACCGCGCCGTCGCCGCTTGGAGTGAAAGCGATTGAGAGTTGCGGTCGATGAGGAGGAGAGCCGCGATCGGTGGTGTGGCCGTCTGCGTGATAATGTTAGGGTTACAGTATCTCTGATGAAACGAGGAAGCTAAGTGATGAACGAATGAAGTGATGAACTGATGAAGAGCATCGtgtattttctttcctttttttttaagttatttgatTGGAAAATAATTGGTGGGAATATGAAAAGTTTTCTCTAAAATTTGTAacgtaaataattataatagtaTCTAAAATTTGTAACTGTGAATAATTTTAGGCAACTTTTtataaatgttattttatttaattttttttataatttttataaaatattatatttttatttaaaaatattgtcttaaatattttatattgtaaTATTTATTGAGTGTTGTTTTAGATATCAAAAACAACAATTTTTGTGGGTGGCCAAAAATTTAGTTATCTTAGCCTTATTCAAAGATAACACCTCAAAAATATTGTCTTTGTCTATCTAAAGTAACTTTTGTTAAATGTTACTTCGAATAAGAGTTATCTTAGACCAAAAATATTGTAGTGTGTTTTGGTGTGGCTTGTCTTATTGGTATTTTCCACCGAtccaaacaataaaaataaaaataaaaataaaaaaatctcttGCTCCCAGTTTGTGCAAGTTACAGCCATGGCTGCTGTGCAACATTTTCAAAGTTGGGATTACAAAACATACATAAAACTtatacaaaatttcaaaattctggCACCACAAAATCAACAAATCATGCCACAGCTATTCACCGGAAAAAAGAGTTGTTCTGCAATTGGACAAACCCTAAAATTACCTCTGTCTTATAgaacttagaaaataaaattacttttatacctctacatattaataataaaattttaaaaatatacgtGCCATCacaaatttttcattttcagaAACGACTTTAATAATCTCcactaacaataacaataacaggACACATGTCGTCTCTTCATTCTCTAGTCAATCTTAAGAGatacaattaatttaaaattaaaattttcaaattttaaaacgtAATCTTaatctctcatttttttataatttttttttatattttttttaatttcacctACAAAAGCGAATGATaagtaactaaaataaaattcaaatttttaaggATACAAATTCCAGCCAACTTATAATAGAATTACATTGACGTTCTTCGTTGTATTTCGAGGGCATGGACATGGCGGCTCAACACCCAACAGCAGCGCTCCTCTTGTGTGAAGTGGTGATGGAGATCCTCTCTTGGGTTCCTGCAAAGCCTGTCACGCGCCTCAAGCTTGTGTGCAAGTCATGGAACTCCATCATCTCCCACCCTCACTTCGTCAAACTTCACCTTCACCGTTCACCCAAAAATGCCATCCTCCTCTTTACGCGAGCACAAGCGCTCACCCTCGGCGGAGAAGAAAAACAGAGCTTAGTGTTGAGTAGCGTTGAATCTTTCATCCAAAATCCATCATCCTCTCTTGATGCTCAAGAGAATCGCCACTCTCTACATGTAGAAGACTGGGTTTCGGGTTCATGCAACGGGTTGGTTTGTGTGGCCGATATTCTTTTCCACTCCAACGACGATATTTGCGATATCTGGTTTCGTTTATGGAACCCTCTCACAGGTTTTATTTCAGGGAACTCGCCTTGCTTATGTGTCAATGCGCATAATGTTATTGGGTTTGGGTATGATGAGTCAAGTGACAGTTACAAGGTAGTGACTGTCATTCCGGATTCTTCTGGAACAGTAACTGCGCATGTTTATAGCTTCCGTGATGGTTCTTGGAAGACGATCAACAGTCTCCCTGCTTTTCTGTTTTATGCAGAAGATAATAACGGCCACTTCATCGGAGGCACTCTTAATTGGCTAGGTCTCCGTAACCCGCGTGGAGATGATTATGATTGGGCTGATGTTACACTTGATATGTTAATGATTGTTTCTTTTGACCTGAAATCCGATACACATAAACAGATTCTGCTTCCAAAGGGTATCGATGAGATCTCCAGTAAAGATCCAACTCTGGGAGTTTGGGGAAATAGGCTGTATCTTCTTCATGATTACAAGAACACTCATTTTATTGCATGGCAAATGAAGGAGTTTGGAGATGAAAATTCTTGGACTCAATTGCTAAAGATTAGTTTTCACCATCTCGGTGTTGAAACGCTATTTCCAGAATTTATATTTGAGAATGGAAATATCTTCATGTTGAGAGGCAGGCATTGTTTTGAGGAAGTTTTTTATGACCGAAGAGATAATAGTGTTAAACGCATTAATAACTTGGCCAACAATAGTTACTTCATTGCATTTGATTATGTTGAGAGCTTGGTTCAGCCTTGTTAAAATTCGGTTCCTATTCGAAGTTTTGCTCCTGCAACTTTTTGTTCTGTTATTTTAAATCCTTATATTTCATGTAGGCCCAGCAAAGTTCAGGTCATTGTGATTATTTTGGGTGTTTTCTTACTTTGTCTACTCCTTGTTGTTGGATCCAAATTTATAGACGGATCACTTCTATTTTGGCTGCAAACTTTATATACACAGGTGCATAAAATTCTAACGTCCTTATCATGACTCCTTTTTGCataagtttattaatttttgctAACTGCTGGATGAAATTTATAGACAAGTTGATTTTTTCATTAGTAAGAATCTAGAAGATGATTTTCGCGACCATCCCATTGTAAAAGGAATGAAATTTTCACTTTCTTTATTTAGTTATTGGTTACTTTATCTTTTCATGACATATGTTTTGTATGATGAACAAGCTTGATGGCAAGATGGAATCTTCTTTATAGTCATGGGATTGTACTAATAGGAATGAATAATATGAGgatgaaaataaattatgacATCCTATTACCCTGCCAAAAGTACCCTAAGTATGCCCTATCTATTTATGATGTATATACATTCATTAGTTTTTTCTGTGGAAATTATGTGACTATGTGAAGGTGGTTTTGATCCTATGTATCTCCATTTCCAATAGTGTTGGAACCAAAAAACTTACGTGTCAGTATTGTTTTTAGTTCTTATTTTCTTCGGAGTAACTTTGTCTTGCAGCATATGATTTCTTGGATCTTTAGATACATGTCTAATAAGATAGCAACTAAAATAAGATTGCTTTCTTAGATTGTTACATACATGTCTAATAGAATGATAACTATGTGTATTCTGAATTTTGTTGCTGTGAGATAGTTAATACGAAGAAAAGATGATGAAATATTGACTAATGAGAATTTTTTGCCACTGAAAAAGTTAGATGAACTAAATTTggatcaatatttatttattaatagctTGCAAAACTTTCATTGTGGAAGAAGTGAATCGAAAAATAAGTGCGTATATGCAAGTTACTAAATTACGGACTTAGTTGTCAAAGGAAATATAAACAACAATTTTTGAGAATTCAAAGTTCTCACAATTTTTGAGGAACAGAACTCTTTAACGTTTCCGGCAGACCATCTCTAGGGATGGCGGTCCGAGAAGGAATGGCTTCGATATGTAATTGTTCAAGAGAATTAAGACCGAGCATTAATTCACTGAATAGATTTGATGCATTGATAATGTTTCTGTTATCTACTTCAACAGAAAATTGTGACTCAAGTAGAGAACAATATGGATTAATGTAAAAATACAGCATGTTTGCAAATGAGGAATTACCTAACCAGTTGGGAAACCAGGTTCCACCATAGAATTTGATGGTTAGTTTCTTTAAGTTTGTTGAAGGCTGCAGGTGCTCCAATACAAGATGTTGGGACTCTTGAGCAGTGCAGCTATCCCATTCTAATGATAGatcttcaattttttctttcttcttcatattGGCTTGTGAAGCATCACAGAGGTCAACCATTTTTTGTAGCTTTGAAATGCAGAGCTTCCCCTACAAATTGAATTCGTCACCAACTTCTTCCAGGATTTTCTTACTTTTTGTCACATGTACTAAACTTTCTGCGATCCATAGCCGACTAGCATCTCTTTTTCTAAGACTGAGTTTTTTGGAAAAATTGAACAATAAGCAAAGCAACGTTTCAAAGTAGCTGGAAGGAAATGATAGCTTAGTAGCAGAGCAGTTTGCACATTCAAATTTGGCAGATCCCAAATGTTACTTCTAAGTACCTTATTCTAATCATTTTTCGACAATTTGGTGCGAAGAAGACTCCCCAATGCAACTGCAGCTAAAGGCAAACCATCACATTTTTTCACAATTTCTCTTCCAATTCCTTTTAGGTTGGACCTTTCACTGGAATTAGCAAGTAAAGACCAGCAATCTTCACTATCAAGAGATGTCAAATggaagatagaaaagatttGCATTGCAGAGTATTCAAGTTATCAGTATTTCTTGTTTTTGAGGTAACCGATTCAAGCACAGTCTTAGTGACCCTGAAAACATCTTAAATAAGACCCTACAGTTAACGATGATTACAAGAGAAGTAGTGAGTAAGGATTAATAGCACACAAATTTCTCACAAACAAGTTTTTTAGTATTTGATGgatttataattatactttaATCAGTTAATAATGATTATTCTTAAGTAATTAGTAACAAGTTAGAACAAATGAATAGCATAAAATTGAGAGCCATGAGAACCAAAATATGGTTTATTGATTTTATCAGCAAATGTTATTACGgtctctctctctaattttggACCTCACTAAtcaaagaagagaggaagagagagagctGAATTCTTACCTTTGAAGTAGAATTTAGTCAGAAACCAAATTAAAAGTGTCTGTACTTTGTAGTTTTAAGAGAAAATGACGCTTCCTTTTTTATGAAATGTCTAAAAAACATCCCTTTCCATCAATttacaaaacttaaaattaagaaaataaattaacaaattctcGATCTCACTCtaattctttatctttatctttctttctcttctcttattctctattttttttttatctttcttttctataaaaaataaaattaacaaaataatataatttaaataaaaaatattattattattattattatatacatagtttttatttagttttaaatttttactgcttatctttttaatctatattttcatttctcttcttttaaatatttgttacatataatttggagagaatactaatattataattaaaagttagaatcaagattcaaattattttaaaaaaaataattttgaattaattttataactatcaatataaaatttttatgctaatatctaattatatttttatatacacagggagaacaaatattatttttaaatagtaagtataaaaattaattattcctATTTGTGAAACAGACTTAATAGTTAACACCTAATTAAATGTAaatatacacattaaattattttaaattttagataacgaatattaaaattaattattaataaaaaattagacttttcatataaaaataataactaaaaatcttattatttgatttttttatctacAGATATCTTGATGATTAGCCAAAGACTTCTGTCAACctactattttttttgtgaaaataatttaattttataaattttttataccaTACATAATTTATACTATCAGAATAAAATagatcataattttaaaaaatttatattctaatattagatataaaaaactagtattaataaaatccaaaaaatgtGTGCGATCAGAAATTTTCCGTTTTCAGAATCGACGCTAATAATCTCCACTAACCACAACAATAACAGGACACATGTCATCTCTTTATTCCTTGATCAATTTTAAAACCTAGTTGCGAGAAACaatcaatttgaatttgaattaaaattctttaaattttaaaatgtgatCACAcatctttaaataatttttttatatttttttaatttcatctataaaataaataataaaaaatcacaacttattctctaaaataaaatttaaaatttaaagaattcaaatttcaacCACCTTATAATACAATTACATTTACGTTCTTCGTTTTATTTCGAGGGCATGCACATGGCGCCTCAACACCCAACAGCGGCGGTCCTCTTGTGTGAATTTGTGATGGAGAtcctctcttggattcctgCAAAGCCTGTCACGCGCCTGAAGCTTGTGTGCAAGTCATGGAACTCCATCATCTCCGATCCTCACTTCGTCAAACTTCACCTTCACCGATCACCCAAAAATGCCATCCTCCTGATTACGCGAACACCACCTCCCCccaacaaagaaagaaaacaggGCTTAGTGTTGAGTAGCGTTGAATCTTTCATCCAAAATCCATCATCCACTCTTGATGCTCAAGAGAATCGCCGCTCTCTACACTTACAAGACTGGGTTTTGGGTTCATGCAACGGGTTGGTTTGTGTGGCCCATATTCTTTTCCACCCCAACAACGATAATTGCGATATCTTGTTTCGTTTATGGAACCCTCTCATAGGGTTTATTTCAGGGAACTCGCCTTCGCCTTGCTTAGGTGTCAATGAGGATAATGCTTTTGGGTTTGGGTATGATGAGTCAAGTGACAGTTACAAGGTAGTGACTGCCAGTCGGGATTCTTCTGGAACAGTAACTGCGCAAGTTTATAGCTTCCGTGGCAGTTCTTGGAAGAGGGTCAACAGTTTTCCTGCTTTTCCATTTTCTGCCGATGATAATGGCCACTTCATCGGTGGCACTCTTAATTGGCTAGGTCTCCGTAACCCGCATGAAGATGATTATGATTGGGCTGCTTTTACACTTGATATGTTAATGCTTGTTTCTTTTGACCTGAAATCGGATACACATAAACAGATTCTGCTTCCAAAGGGTATCGATGAAATGCCCCGTGAAGAGCCAACTCTGGGAGTTTGGGGAAATAGCCTGTATCTTCTTCACGATTACAAAAACACTCATTTTATTGCATGGTAAATGAAGGAGTTTGGAGATGAAAATTCTTGGACTCAATTGCTAAAGATTAGTTTTCACTATCTCGGTGTTGAAACGCTATGGTTACCGGAGTTTATATTTGAGAATGGAAATATCTTCATGTTTATGGGCAGGCATCGTTTTGAGGAAGTTTTTTATGACCGAAGAGATAATAGTGTTAAACGCGGTAATATCTTGGCCAACAATTGTTACTTGGATGCATTATTTGATTATGTTGAGAGCTTGGTTCAGCTTTGTTAAAATTCGGCTCCTATTCAAAGTTTTGCTTCTGCAACTTTTTGTTCTGTTATTTTAAATCCTTATATTTCATGTAGGCGCAGCAGAGTTCATGTCATTGTGATTATTTTGGGTGTTTCCATACTTTGGCTACTTCTTGTTGTTGGATCCAAATTTTTAGACTGATCACTTTTATTTTGGCCGCAAACTTTATATATACAAGTGTATAAAATTCTAACATCCTTATCATGATTACTTGTTGtataagttattaatttttgctAATTATTGGATGAAATTTAAAGACAAATGAAGTTACGTTGATTTTTTCATTAGTAAGAATTtagaatatgatttttttgactATCCCATTGTAAAAGTAACGAAATTTTTACTTTCTTTATTTAGTTATTGGTTACTTTATCTTTTCATGACATATGTTTTGTATGGCGAACAAGTTTGATAGCAAGCTGAAATCTTATTTATAGTAGTCATGAGATGGGATTGTACTAATAGGAATAAATAATATAAGTATGGAATTAAATTATGACATTCTATTACCCTGCCAAAAGTACCTTAAGTATGCCCTATCTATGATGTAGATGCTCTATTTATGTGACTATGTGAAGGTGGTTTTGATCCTGTGTATCTCCATTTCCAATAGTGTTAGAATAAAAAACCTTAAGCGTTAGAATATTGCTTTTAGTTCTTTTTTTATTCGGAATAAATTTGTGATGCAgcatatgattttttagatcttTAGATACATGCTCTAATAGAATAGCAACTAAAATAAGATTGCTTTCTTAGATTGTTACATATATGTCTAATAGGATGATAACTatgtatattataaaatttgttgCTGTGAAACAGTTAATACGAAGAAAAGATGATAAAATCTATTATCTTACTCTATTTTTAAGACAAAAAATTGACATGTGGTATCTCCTAATTACACTTAAATCAGAAATGTTTccgtttttttttccaattgcAAATTAGAAGCTTCGGAATATAATCCTCCTTCGAATTTTACCCCCTTTTCATCTCCCGCTTCTTTACTGCGTTCAACCTCACGTAGTCACGCAAACTCACTTCCATCGTCACAGAAATTTCCTACTTTGCCACCAATGGAGTCGCTTCACCCTTTGCACTGTGTTCCTTTAGTTTTGTGTAAGTAATTATATGTTCTATTGTACTTTTAGTTTGATCCTAATATGATTAGACAGTGGATTTGTTCATAATTGTGTGCTTCTATGCAAGTTAGAGATTTATGACTtgctttactttcttttttacatattaTATGTTTGATGAATTCTTTTGTATTATAAATTCCTTCTATTTACTTTAGCATTACTTCCTTGCACATTAAATGTTTGTTGAATTGCTTTACATTATGAattattatgtttttctttaGTGTTTGATATTGGAGCTTATTGGGTCAACTATTTAACTTATTGCAGTGATTAGTGATTTGCTTTACTTTCTTTTCCTTGCACATTACATGTTTGATGAATTGCTAAGCCTAAGCCTAAACTTATTTCTTATTCATTGGATATAACCACTCTATTTTCTTTAGCATTACTTCTTTGCACATTACAT harbors:
- the LOC127743095 gene encoding putative F-box protein At5g41500 gives rise to the protein MAAQHPTAALLLCEVVMEILSWVPAKPVTRLKLVCKSWNSIISHPHFVKLHLHRSPKNAILLFTRAQALTLGGEEKQSLVLSSVESFIQNPSSSLDAQENRHSLHVEDWVSGSCNGLVLFQGTRLAYVSMRIMLLGLGMMSQVTVTR